GTTGATGTATTGTTGAGACTTTACAGAACATTTATAATTTCCTTCATGTTGTGAGGTCAGGTCTGATAAGCGTAGAGAAAGATTTCCTGGACTGGTTTTATTTAACAGTTTGATTTTACCTCCATGACTCTGCTCACTTGGGTAAATTTCTTCAGGTGTTGTATTGGATTGTGTTAATGAACTATAAGTCCATGTAAGTTGTTGAGGTTTAGCCTTTAGCTCTTTACAGTAGCAGGGCAGAACTACAGACTCTCCTGAACGTCCCATCACTTCAACTGTCCGTCTATTTTTAACCAGATCACAACCTGTGCACACATTTATGAaacttatattaatattaaagtgCATTCAAAACGATTTTCTCAATAAATGTGAGATACATAATTACATGTTTgtcaatttttttgtaaaaaaaatgtaaactgaatttcttatattattattactgcatTAACATAACAATATCACATAAATATATAAGGGttg
This window of the Misgurnus anguillicaudatus chromosome 19, ASM2758022v2, whole genome shotgun sequence genome carries:
- the LOC129423765 gene encoding uncharacterized protein — its product is MHFNINISFINVCTGCDLVKNRRTVEVMGRSGESVVLPCYCKELKAKPQQLTWTYSSLTQSNTTPEEIYPSEQSHGGKIKLLNKTSPGNLSLRLSDLTSQHEGNYKCSVKSQQYINIRLKVEDVFALISVFSLLLLTVLAVMIWRCRETRDVKNGTSDGLVLYNDGEKKDVLKPDSSAQDQHIKQDETEDEVTYSTVVHVKNAARPAQKQIITAECSEYVCLK